A genomic region of Serratia fonticola contains the following coding sequences:
- a CDS encoding CPBP family intramembrane glutamic endopeptidase, with protein MALMGLFGPAVALGVMIWSSADKLLWQDFRRRLFSLQGITPSRLLMMFGLILLPLVMATWLSVRAGQSVGQFAFSDGFLPMLPLALIAAILEELGWRGYGVDSLRGIWRMLLPVTLAFGLLWALWHLPLFFIYGTYQNQLWQAGGIYVANFFISIFPATIIANWFYYRCQRSIPAAILFHFTLVMAAELMQITPLTKCIWTAILLLIAALLIAIEQEFFCKE; from the coding sequence ATGGCCCTGATGGGATTATTCGGCCCGGCTGTTGCACTAGGGGTAATGATTTGGTCTTCTGCGGATAAGCTGCTGTGGCAGGACTTTCGCAGGCGATTATTTTCTTTGCAAGGGATAACGCCAAGCCGCTTGTTGATGATGTTTGGGCTAATCTTGTTACCGTTAGTAATGGCAACTTGGCTATCAGTACGAGCAGGTCAGAGTGTTGGCCAGTTTGCCTTTTCCGATGGTTTTCTTCCCATGCTGCCGCTGGCACTGATTGCGGCGATATTGGAAGAGCTGGGCTGGCGTGGTTACGGTGTTGATAGTTTAAGGGGGATCTGGCGAATGCTATTGCCAGTCACTCTGGCATTCGGCTTGCTATGGGCACTCTGGCATTTACCCTTATTTTTTATTTATGGTACTTACCAGAATCAACTATGGCAGGCAGGTGGAATATATGTAGCTAATTTCTTTATCAGTATATTCCCCGCGACCATCATTGCTAATTGGTTTTATTATCGCTGCCAACGCAGTATTCCGGCCGCCATTCTGTTTCACTTTACGTTGGTCATGGCGGCAGAACTTATGCAGATAACGCCATTAACCAAATGTATCTGGACTGCAATATTACTGCTGATTGCCGCTTTACTGATTGCCATTGAGCAAGAATTTTTCTGTAAAGAATAA
- a CDS encoding TetR/AcrR family transcriptional regulator: MVRTVKKPEVRRAEILQAAGKLFQEQGYETTSVDEIVRSAGIAKGTFYYYFKSKEEILAALAQQICADIVSRSQIIADDPQLGAIEKFCAIIAAQNQTVEDGQSIVKDLHRPENRALHERSNIETVLSFGPILASVVEQGNREGVFHVADPLSTVQFVLAGSLFLFGHQTFNWTPEEEAARMQAMLLLIERAFGAAPGSFAAALGASIQGEKC; the protein is encoded by the coding sequence ATGGTTCGTACAGTGAAAAAACCAGAGGTCAGGCGGGCGGAAATCCTGCAAGCGGCAGGTAAGTTGTTTCAAGAGCAGGGATACGAGACAACCTCTGTCGATGAGATAGTCCGCAGTGCAGGTATTGCCAAAGGGACCTTTTATTACTATTTCAAATCTAAGGAAGAGATCCTGGCGGCGCTGGCGCAGCAGATTTGTGCCGATATAGTCAGCCGTTCGCAAATTATTGCTGATGATCCGCAATTGGGAGCCATTGAAAAATTCTGCGCGATCATTGCGGCACAGAATCAAACCGTGGAGGACGGGCAGTCGATTGTTAAGGATCTGCATCGTCCGGAAAACCGTGCGCTTCATGAACGCAGTAATATTGAAACGGTGTTGTCTTTCGGACCGATACTGGCATCGGTGGTAGAACAAGGAAATCGGGAAGGGGTCTTTCACGTTGCCGATCCATTGTCCACTGTTCAGTTTGTTCTCGCTGGCTCACTGTTTTTGTTTGGACACCAGACCTTTAATTGGACGCCAGAGGAAGAGGCCGCTCGTATGCAGGCAATGCTGTTGCTGATTGAACGGGCTTTTGGGGCAGCACCGGGGTCTTTTGCGGCAGCATTAGGGGCCAGTATTCAGGGGGAGAAATGCTAG
- a CDS encoding cupin domain-containing protein — protein sequence MAYQLNLNWPEFLEKYWQKQPVVLKNAFPNFVDPITPDELAGLAMEAEVDSRLVSQSNGQWQASNGPFEHFDHLGETGWSLLAQAVNHWHAPSAELVRPFRVLPDWRLDDLMISFSVPGGGVGPHIDQYDVFIIQGMGSRRWRVGDKLPLKQFCPHPALLHVEPFTPIIDEDLEPGDILYIPPGFPHDGFTHQTALNYSVGFRGPNGRDLISSFADYALEHDLGGEHYSDPDLTCREHPGRVEDYELDRLRSMMVEMINQPEDFKQWFGRFVTTPRHELDIAPAQPPYEPDEVADALMAGEVLMRLNGLRVLQVGDSFFINSERLDTVEPKAADALCRYTTLGKKELGEALNNPAFIVELTELINQGYWFFDE from the coding sequence CCATTACGCCGGATGAACTGGCTGGCCTGGCGATGGAAGCGGAGGTAGACAGCCGCCTGGTCAGCCAGAGCAATGGGCAATGGCAGGCCAGCAATGGGCCTTTTGAGCATTTTGATCATCTGGGCGAAACAGGCTGGTCGCTGCTGGCTCAGGCGGTTAACCATTGGCATGCCCCCTCAGCCGAACTGGTGCGCCCGTTCCGCGTGCTGCCAGACTGGCGTCTGGACGACTTGATGATCTCCTTTTCCGTACCGGGTGGGGGCGTTGGCCCACACATCGATCAATACGATGTGTTTATCATCCAGGGGATGGGCAGCCGCCGCTGGCGCGTGGGCGATAAACTGCCGTTGAAGCAGTTTTGTCCGCATCCCGCGTTGCTGCACGTGGAGCCTTTTACACCGATTATCGATGAAGACCTTGAGCCGGGCGATATTTTGTATATTCCGCCAGGCTTCCCGCATGACGGCTTCACTCACCAAACGGCGCTTAACTACTCTGTCGGTTTCCGTGGTCCGAACGGCAGGGACCTCATCAGCAGTTTTGCGGATTATGCGCTGGAGCACGATCTCGGCGGTGAGCATTACAGCGATCCGGATTTAACCTGCCGGGAACATCCAGGACGGGTAGAAGATTATGAGCTCGATCGTCTGCGTAGCATGATGGTTGAAATGATCAATCAGCCGGAAGATTTTAAACAGTGGTTTGGCCGCTTTGTGACGACGCCACGCCATGAACTGGATATCGCGCCAGCGCAACCGCCTTACGAACCGGATGAAGTGGCTGATGCCCTGATGGCGGGTGAAGTGCTGATGCGCTTGAACGGGCTGCGGGTTCTGCAAGTCGGTGACAGCTTCTTTATCAATAGTGAACGGTTGGACACGGTCGAACCCAAAGCGGCTGATGCCCTGTGCCGTTACACTACGCTCGGCAAAAAAGAGCTGGGTGAGGCGCTAAATAATCCGGCTTTTATTGTTGAGTTAACCGAACTGATCAATCAGGGGTACTGGTTCTTCGACGAATAA